In [Leptolyngbya] sp. PCC 7376, a genomic segment contains:
- a CDS encoding STAS domain-containing protein, producing the protein MSKKITIVEPQGVLDGLTTNELRQQIIDILQGPVDVILVDLNKITFMNSSGIGAFVAILKLVRAGEKELYLCSLTEQVQMILELTKMDRVFTIFATRDDFNAAILESSPS; encoded by the coding sequence ATGTCTAAAAAAATTACGATTGTTGAACCTCAAGGCGTTCTCGACGGCCTCACTACAAATGAATTAAGGCAGCAGATTATTGATATTCTTCAGGGGCCAGTTGATGTCATCTTGGTTGATCTAAACAAAATTACATTTATGAATAGCTCGGGAATTGGCGCATTCGTTGCAATCTTAAAGCTTGTCCGTGCTGGAGAGAAAGAACTATATTTATGTTCTTTAACTGAGCAAGTACAAATGATTTTAGAGCTAACAAAGATGGATCGTGTTTTTACCATTTTTGCAACCCGGGATGATTTTAATGCAGC
- a CDS encoding glycosyltransferase family 2 protein has translation MSTLEPQLSLKNKTVTLRDRTLLLRYMVIVNLIIGVWYLHWRWTDSLNMQALWFAVPLICAETYMFFGGVMFFYSLWRPIKRTTKSLAALTPSFPTENYPTVDIFITCYNEPADMVELTARAALKMDYPSEKLRVYILDDGNSPEMRDMTATLCLEDLKTPAVKNAAEHINQQKYRCETRINQLRILKKDLVEVEGFIDSYQLSIPSKKQELAYVMDWLNQLRPNKVSEKTWIICQTILGEGLDNAITHAHKYLSPDQKIDLEFSLFNHAFILKIWDQGSFFDLEAHLQNLKEEVDVEAEHGRGLGIIRQLVDYFSYVRTDNEQNCLVLIKKFESETISTERDRIAQNQGYIHSLRELLLLSNPNHHTTTDICNSEIQQLEKQVNNYTQRLIDLPRCRYIARKKPKGRPHHAKAGNINHAIFSGETHGELVLTLDADHIPQTKFLQRVIPNFYRFNVDRGHYELNKVAFVQTPQAFSNLPSDDPFGHNARVFYGPIQQGKDGMNSAFYTGTNAVLRREALIRMGLQHFADDYAADERKLEEFEMIGGLSSISITEDMNTAMRLHSKGWYSIYHDEVLAEGLAPDDLSSTLQQKLRWAQGTIQVLLRDNPLFKTGLSFSQRVQYFQTMYSYFAGFFVLVLLLCPLVSLTTGLIPVNTFGIDFAWHFVPAYILNRITFWLASWGIPWRELWRNEQYAIALFPLQIQAVTSVFTGKSLKFKVTPKQRQSGVYFRLIPVQILFFIATILALIWGGIQVFISTKLSSSTYLINTVWCIYHLALLWSVIRAAYWQPKNNN, from the coding sequence ATGAGCACCCTAGAACCACAACTTTCTCTGAAAAATAAAACCGTTACCCTACGCGATCGCACATTGCTCTTACGCTATATGGTGATCGTTAACCTCATTATCGGGGTGTGGTACCTACATTGGCGCTGGACAGACTCATTAAACATGCAGGCATTATGGTTTGCTGTGCCCCTCATTTGCGCAGAAACCTATATGTTTTTTGGGGGAGTGATGTTTTTCTACTCCCTGTGGCGGCCCATTAAGCGCACCACGAAAAGCTTAGCCGCCTTAACCCCAAGCTTTCCGACAGAAAACTATCCCACCGTTGATATTTTCATCACCTGCTACAACGAACCAGCAGATATGGTTGAGCTCACCGCTAGAGCTGCCCTAAAAATGGACTATCCTTCCGAAAAATTGCGGGTGTATATCCTTGATGATGGCAACTCTCCTGAAATGAGAGACATGACCGCAACCTTGTGTCTCGAAGATCTAAAAACACCAGCTGTAAAGAATGCTGCTGAACATATCAACCAACAAAAATATCGATGTGAAACTCGTATTAATCAACTCAGAATCCTCAAAAAAGATTTAGTAGAAGTAGAAGGATTTATAGATTCCTATCAACTGAGCATCCCAAGCAAAAAACAAGAATTAGCCTATGTCATGGACTGGCTTAATCAGCTTCGCCCAAACAAAGTTTCAGAAAAGACTTGGATTATTTGTCAAACTATTCTTGGAGAAGGTTTAGATAATGCCATTACCCATGCCCATAAATATCTATCACCAGATCAAAAAATAGACCTCGAGTTTTCTCTTTTTAACCATGCCTTTATCCTAAAAATTTGGGATCAAGGAAGCTTTTTTGATCTAGAGGCTCATCTCCAAAACTTGAAAGAAGAAGTTGATGTCGAGGCTGAACATGGACGAGGTCTTGGCATTATTCGTCAGCTCGTCGATTATTTTTCATATGTGCGCACTGATAATGAACAGAATTGCTTAGTTTTAATTAAAAAATTTGAGTCAGAAACTATTTCTACTGAGCGAGATCGCATTGCTCAAAACCAAGGATATATTCATAGCCTGAGGGAATTACTGTTACTTAGCAATCCAAACCATCACACGACAACCGATATCTGTAACAGCGAAATTCAACAATTAGAAAAACAAGTCAATAACTATACTCAACGATTAATTGACTTGCCTCGATGTCGTTACATCGCTCGAAAAAAGCCAAAAGGTCGTCCCCACCATGCGAAAGCAGGCAATATTAACCATGCTATTTTTAGTGGTGAAACCCATGGTGAACTCGTTTTAACTTTAGATGCAGACCATATTCCGCAAACTAAGTTTTTACAGCGTGTTATCCCAAATTTTTATCGCTTCAATGTTGATCGAGGTCATTATGAATTAAACAAAGTGGCATTCGTCCAAACTCCTCAAGCTTTTTCTAACCTTCCATCTGACGATCCATTTGGTCATAATGCTCGTGTTTTTTATGGGCCAATCCAACAAGGAAAAGATGGCATGAACTCTGCCTTTTATACAGGGACTAATGCAGTACTGAGACGAGAAGCATTGATTCGTATGGGTTTGCAACATTTTGCAGATGACTATGCTGCTGATGAACGAAAGTTAGAAGAGTTTGAAATGATTGGGGGACTATCGAGTATTAGTATCACTGAAGATATGAATACAGCTATGCGCCTCCACTCCAAAGGATGGTATTCGATCTACCATGATGAAGTGTTAGCAGAGGGTTTAGCTCCGGATGATCTGAGTTCGACTTTGCAGCAAAAACTGCGCTGGGCTCAGGGAACAATCCAAGTACTTTTGCGAGATAATCCTCTGTTTAAAACAGGCTTAAGCTTCAGCCAGCGCGTGCAGTATTTTCAGACGATGTATAGCTATTTTGCTGGTTTTTTCGTTTTGGTATTGCTTCTTTGTCCGTTGGTTTCACTAACCACAGGCTTAATTCCAGTAAATACGTTTGGTATAGATTTTGCGTGGCATTTCGTCCCAGCCTACATTTTGAATCGTATTACCTTCTGGCTAGCCAGTTGGGGGATTCCTTGGCGTGAACTCTGGCGTAATGAACAGTATGCGATCGCCCTCTTCCCATTACAGATCCAAGCAGTGACCAGTGTCTTTACTGGCAAATCTCTGAAATTCAAAGTCACACCAAAACAACGGCAATCTGGTGTTTATTTCAGACTTATTCCTGTTCAGATTTTATTCTTTATCGCCACAATTTTGGCTTTGATCTGGGGAGGGATTCAAGTATTCATAAGCACTAAATTATCAAGCTCAACCTACCTTATTAATACAGTATGGTGCATTTATCATTTAGCTTTATTGTGGAGTGTAATTAGAGCTGCTTATTGGCAACCAAAAAATAATAATTGA
- a CDS encoding DUF3131 domain-containing protein — MSLLSISRRWKKFCSWIAVGLFLSCWLSFIQVSPAPAQTPATMCGAIAQPLTPEEQNYAQSAWNYFVDNVQPETGLSNSAGGYPSGTLWDLGNYLTAMNAALWMGLIDHGEFDSRLNQFLTSLSELRLFEDTLPNKVYNSATKEIVDYGNNPIERGIGWSALDIGRILAAFHIIRTCHPQYSDWMAGIVASWNISASLENDMLYGATVLPDGSTLKVQEGRLGYEEYAARGYALWGFNAPAAIAYDPFKFVDIYGLQIPVDQRDYFETNANNYVVSESYILDAIEFGLQGDQAEYARRVFEAQKRRYEDTGLLTAVSEDNINQPPYFLYSTVYSNGEPWAVITESNELHPELRTLSSKSAFGWHYVYPDDPYAQQIFDHVKDTTNSGRGYYAGIYESGLYDPQPPLNDILTGNTNGLILEILYYKARGYQPMLGENSAPQSTAIATPTPAVSQSIDLPPPPTTQANNSPEAIDSPPLVASTQQVSASNDSGIEVAAIDPVDAAKSSSCPLPKKKISVTDARYAAIAWQYFDANYEQTGLVPDRSDLDGSTVWGIGDYLAALHAARTLNVISPKTFDERVRHLLGALQEMELFAGELPYRAYNTLTLEPIDYGGNSDRENNGWSGLDIGRLLASLHVLKTCHPEYEEAIDQLVLDWSYLRVVRDGKISNATLAKNSRGRHQIQVQPAQILGYEEYAARGFQLWGFDAQRSSISGEYVTKKISDEKIPVERSQLEQRQQDEQLNTISTPFILYGLEFGFDPQSRNLIESIYRAEAKRYEQTGIFSASGTTLIQNEPYIVHSTLVADGEPWAAVDDDGNLVEQGRVVSTAIAFAYQTLFAGDDYGQELWQATLDLYNPILGYYEGFYENTGQRTFGLTSSTNSLILQALLHKNIGRQPIIQPHETLSSPWWKAIRDGDRDGLGLPTQRTPAIELKRSAENQYWDLKANETQANNSFTNTVAVVNQPQDKQDTLMVSEMPSNLSKAIALLPHIATTKPSAAAQKKTLNQIALPLTSIEQIPDAQDQIAAKQAWQYIANNWQGNTGLVNSVDNYDWTTWWDQGSAIFGLHAAYQLGLIGQQDFQIKLITLLNTLETLPLPKTNLPNKAYSTTTAQMRTLSNKSDPGGRSGWSVLDLSRYLLALQTLKTHYPEFGDRLDKIIARYDLSQLEKDGWLQGSGWGKNGLQYWQEGRLGYEQYAAESLQKSGITATNALHHSPTKTVRVENIALEVDQRNRKSSGASNYLVNDPYTLWGMEIGWTDQAQTQIRALLQAQKNRAERTGFLTAINEDSLDRKPYFLYYSAYADGEPWSIKTVSGKSHPELRFLSTKAAFALASLFPEDDYCQQLLRTAQTLGDHQKGFFAGKYENEKLGINHSLNINTNAIILESLLYKLKGSPISNPN, encoded by the coding sequence ATGTCTTTACTTAGTATTAGTCGTCGATGGAAAAAGTTTTGTTCTTGGATCGCAGTTGGTTTATTTCTTTCTTGTTGGCTTAGTTTTATTCAGGTTTCTCCAGCACCAGCCCAAACGCCAGCAACAATGTGTGGAGCGATCGCCCAGCCATTGACACCAGAGGAACAAAACTATGCTCAGTCCGCATGGAATTATTTTGTGGATAATGTGCAGCCAGAGACAGGATTATCTAATTCTGCGGGAGGTTACCCTTCTGGCACGTTATGGGATTTGGGAAATTATTTAACGGCGATGAATGCAGCTCTTTGGATGGGATTGATTGACCACGGGGAATTTGATAGCCGCTTAAACCAGTTCCTAACGAGTTTGTCGGAGTTACGACTATTTGAAGATACGTTGCCAAATAAGGTCTATAACAGCGCAACAAAAGAAATTGTTGACTATGGCAATAATCCTATCGAGCGAGGTATTGGTTGGTCGGCTCTCGATATCGGACGTATTTTGGCGGCGTTCCATATTATTCGCACTTGTCATCCGCAATATTCAGATTGGATGGCGGGGATTGTTGCGAGTTGGAATATTTCGGCTTCCCTCGAAAATGACATGCTTTACGGCGCAACGGTTTTACCCGATGGCTCAACGTTAAAAGTCCAGGAAGGACGTCTCGGCTATGAGGAATATGCAGCGCGTGGTTATGCCCTCTGGGGATTTAATGCACCGGCGGCGATCGCCTATGATCCGTTCAAATTTGTCGATATTTATGGTCTACAGATTCCAGTAGATCAGAGAGATTATTTCGAGACCAATGCAAATAATTATGTCGTCAGTGAATCCTATATTTTGGATGCAATTGAATTCGGATTACAGGGCGATCAAGCGGAATATGCTCGCCGGGTTTTTGAAGCACAGAAGCGACGCTATGAAGATACAGGTCTTTTGACGGCAGTGTCTGAGGATAATATCAATCAGCCGCCTTATTTTCTTTACAGCACGGTTTATTCTAATGGCGAACCTTGGGCTGTAATCACTGAGAGTAACGAGTTACACCCGGAGCTACGGACGTTAAGTTCTAAGTCGGCATTTGGTTGGCATTATGTTTATCCTGATGATCCTTATGCTCAGCAAATTTTCGACCATGTCAAAGACACAACCAATTCCGGGCGTGGCTATTATGCAGGAATTTATGAGTCGGGATTGTACGATCCGCAGCCCCCTCTTAACGATATTTTGACGGGCAACACGAATGGCCTAATTCTCGAAATTTTGTATTACAAGGCGCGGGGTTATCAGCCCATGCTCGGAGAAAATAGTGCCCCTCAATCCACGGCGATCGCCACCCCTACTCCAGCAGTTAGCCAAAGTATAGATTTACCGCCACCTCCCACAACTCAGGCCAATAATTCTCCCGAAGCAATAGATTCACCTCCTCTAGTCGCTTCTACTCAACAAGTCTCTGCCTCCAATGATTCAGGCATAGAGGTTGCGGCCATTGATCCTGTGGATGCTGCAAAATCCAGTAGCTGTCCCCTTCCGAAAAAAAAAATTAGTGTTACCGATGCTCGATATGCGGCGATCGCCTGGCAATATTTTGATGCCAATTATGAACAGACAGGGTTAGTGCCAGATCGAAGCGATCTTGATGGTTCAACAGTGTGGGGAATCGGTGATTATTTGGCTGCCCTCCATGCGGCACGGACTCTGAACGTGATTTCCCCAAAAACCTTTGATGAGCGAGTGCGACATCTTTTGGGTGCTTTGCAGGAAATGGAGCTATTTGCTGGGGAGTTGCCCTACCGCGCTTACAACACTCTTACCCTCGAACCAATTGATTATGGTGGCAATTCGGATCGCGAAAATAATGGTTGGTCAGGCTTAGATATCGGTCGTCTCTTGGCATCACTTCATGTCCTGAAAACCTGTCATCCCGAGTATGAAGAGGCTATTGACCAATTGGTTTTAGATTGGTCATATCTCCGGGTTGTCCGTGATGGCAAAATTTCAAATGCGACTTTAGCAAAAAATAGTCGAGGTAGACATCAAATTCAGGTACAGCCAGCCCAGATTCTCGGCTATGAAGAATATGCCGCACGGGGATTTCAGCTATGGGGATTTGATGCGCAACGATCATCCATTAGCGGTGAATATGTCACAAAAAAAATTTCTGACGAAAAAATTCCGGTTGAGCGATCGCAATTAGAACAACGTCAGCAAGATGAACAGCTCAACACTATTAGCACCCCGTTTATTTTGTATGGCTTGGAATTTGGATTTGATCCCCAAAGCCGCAATTTAATCGAAAGTATTTATCGAGCCGAAGCCAAACGCTATGAGCAAACTGGTATATTCAGCGCTTCTGGAACCACGCTTATTCAAAATGAACCCTACATCGTGCACAGTACCCTTGTGGCCGATGGGGAGCCTTGGGCCGCAGTTGACGATGATGGCAATCTAGTGGAACAAGGTCGTGTGGTTAGTACGGCGATCGCCTTTGCCTACCAAACGCTATTTGCGGGCGATGATTATGGTCAAGAACTATGGCAAGCAACTCTCGATTTATATAATCCAATTTTGGGCTATTACGAAGGCTTTTATGAAAATACTGGCCAACGGACTTTTGGGCTAACGAGCAGTACCAATAGCCTTATTTTGCAAGCATTACTGCACAAAAATATTGGCCGCCAACCGATTATTCAGCCCCACGAAACGCTCAGTAGCCCTTGGTGGAAAGCGATTCGAGACGGCGATCGTGATGGCTTAGGATTACCTACCCAACGAACCCCAGCTATTGAACTTAAACGTTCTGCGGAAAATCAATATTGGGATCTCAAAGCGAATGAGACTCAAGCAAATAACAGTTTTACAAATACTGTGGCTGTAGTGAATCAACCACAAGACAAACAAGATACTCTGATGGTTTCGGAAATGCCTTCTAATCTCTCTAAGGCGATCGCCCTTCTCCCCCACATTGCGACAACCAAACCCTCAGCCGCGGCTCAAAAAAAAACACTTAATCAAATTGCACTCCCGTTGACGAGCATTGAACAGATACCCGATGCCCAAGATCAAATTGCTGCCAAACAAGCATGGCAATACATTGCTAATAATTGGCAGGGCAATACCGGGCTGGTGAATTCTGTTGATAACTATGATTGGACGACATGGTGGGATCAAGGCAGCGCTATTTTTGGTCTTCATGCCGCCTATCAATTGGGCTTGATTGGGCAGCAGGATTTCCAAATAAAACTAATTACCCTCCTCAATACCCTCGAAACTCTGCCATTACCCAAAACGAATTTACCGAATAAGGCATACAGCACTACCACAGCTCAGATGCGTACTCTCAGTAATAAGTCCGATCCAGGTGGGCGGAGTGGTTGGTCAGTGCTGGATTTATCTCGATATCTCCTTGCCCTCCAAACCCTGAAAACTCACTACCCAGAATTTGGCGATCGCCTAGATAAAATTATTGCCCGCTACGATCTAAGTCAACTGGAAAAAGATGGTTGGTTACAGGGGAGCGGTTGGGGAAAAAATGGCTTGCAATATTGGCAGGAAGGTCGTTTAGGCTATGAGCAATATGCAGCTGAAAGTCTTCAAAAATCGGGAATTACTGCCACCAATGCATTGCATCATTCGCCAACCAAAACAGTCCGCGTTGAAAACATTGCACTAGAAGTGGATCAGCGCAATAGAAAATCCTCTGGCGCAAGTAATTATCTCGTTAACGATCCCTATACACTCTGGGGCATGGAAATAGGCTGGACAGACCAAGCCCAAACTCAAATTCGAGCCTTGCTACAAGCTCAAAAGAATCGTGCCGAACGCACCGGATTTCTCACAGCAATTAATGAAGATTCACTAGACCGCAAGCCTTATTTTCTCTATTACAGTGCCTATGCCGATGGTGAACCTTGGTCAATTAAAACTGTCAGCGGAAAATCCCATCCCGAATTACGGTTTCTCAGCACAAAAGCTGCTTTTGCCCTCGCTAGTTTGTTTCCTGAAGATGATTATTGTCAACAACTGCTCCGCACGGCCCAAACCTTAGGCGATCACCAGAAAGGTTTTTTCGCTGGGAAATATGAAAATGAAAAATTAGGGATAAACCATTCCCTGAATATCAATACCAACGCCATCATCCTCGAAAGCCTGCTCTACAAACTCAAAGGCAGCCCCATCAGCAATCCCAACTAA
- a CDS encoding SpoIIE family protein phosphatase — MPDSSPEVLIIDDVRLSRTFLRHVLKQANYRVSEAENGAEGIALFKERSPSLVLVDGLMPEVDGFECCRTIRQLPGGEDIPILMVTSLEDTESVNKAFQAGASDYITKPIHPSVLLGRMRCMLKSLHAMQELRNSEEKYRSLVTSLQEVLFQLTPDGEIIFINPIWYDIMGYSPIETIGAQILNFIHPIEHKRNTAKIQLTSKNKDQCFRYTTRFITKQKEIRWVEVQICGNADPQTGELIRIAGRLYDITERALSEKYRRLEYTVNRILSHSEDIDLAIRRVLQVISGNSETPFAEYWSLDESSQELSSSTYWHLRNDAYNDFSGSSIKFYLKDWMQSVHDITSYIEEIRAEQAVAASKNKSSHPPFDRWRCVQQCVVSHGTQTLGLMVFWNDKKNKMDDTFSMVLEILGKQLGQYLKRKEAEQELKKKNDLLQRELNQAARYVESLLPQPEAQESQHCSVQIDTLFQPSNALGGDVFDYTWLDSDNLMFYVLDVAGHGVKPALLSVSILNILRRQGYSNIDFYEPEIVLTALNRLFQMSESGDDYFSMWYGIYNHSTRVLKYASAGHPQGLLIVADEDNEEHQIKELSTDNIAVGLFSDFPFEAASVEVPLDSHLFIYSDGVYEFFVDKHQEMFGLENWKDLILTYMQSKPATLKSLFQQINHLNYGSTLGDDCSIMEISFG; from the coding sequence ATGCCTGATTCTTCACCTGAAGTTTTAATCATTGACGATGTTCGTCTCTCAAGAACATTCTTGCGACATGTTCTAAAACAAGCAAACTACCGAGTCTCAGAAGCCGAAAATGGCGCAGAAGGTATTGCTTTATTTAAAGAGCGATCGCCTTCATTGGTTTTAGTAGATGGCCTTATGCCAGAGGTTGATGGCTTTGAATGCTGCCGCACGATCAGGCAACTTCCCGGTGGCGAAGACATTCCTATTTTGATGGTGACCTCCCTCGAAGATACCGAATCCGTCAATAAAGCCTTCCAAGCTGGGGCGAGTGATTACATTACAAAACCGATCCATCCCTCCGTACTCCTCGGTCGGATGCGTTGCATGCTGAAGTCTCTCCACGCCATGCAAGAACTGCGAAATAGCGAAGAAAAATATCGTTCCCTTGTTACCAGTCTTCAGGAAGTTTTATTTCAGCTCACACCAGATGGAGAAATCATCTTCATCAATCCCATTTGGTACGACATTATGGGCTACAGTCCCATCGAAACAATTGGCGCGCAAATTCTGAACTTTATCCACCCCATTGAACACAAGCGCAACACAGCAAAAATTCAACTCACTAGCAAAAACAAAGATCAGTGTTTCAGATACACAACGCGATTCATTACAAAACAGAAAGAGATTCGGTGGGTCGAAGTACAAATTTGTGGTAATGCTGATCCACAAACAGGTGAACTAATCAGAATTGCTGGCAGACTTTACGACATTACAGAAAGAGCCTTAAGCGAAAAATATCGCCGTCTAGAATATACCGTTAATCGAATTCTTTCCCATTCCGAAGATATTGATTTGGCAATTCGTCGTGTTTTGCAAGTAATCAGTGGTAACTCAGAAACTCCTTTTGCTGAGTATTGGTCATTAGACGAAAGTAGCCAAGAATTAAGTAGCTCCACTTATTGGCATTTAAGAAATGATGCCTATAATGATTTTTCTGGTTCATCTATTAAGTTTTACCTCAAAGACTGGATGCAAAGTGTCCATGATATTACGTCATATATCGAAGAAATCAGAGCAGAGCAAGCAGTTGCTGCATCAAAAAACAAATCTTCCCACCCTCCTTTTGACCGGTGGCGCTGTGTTCAACAGTGCGTGGTTAGTCATGGTACACAAACTCTGGGTCTAATGGTATTTTGGAACGACAAAAAAAATAAAATGGACGATACTTTTTCGATGGTATTAGAAATTTTAGGAAAGCAATTAGGACAGTATCTCAAACGCAAAGAAGCAGAACAAGAATTAAAGAAAAAGAATGATTTATTACAACGGGAATTAAATCAAGCTGCTCGTTATGTCGAGTCGTTACTACCACAGCCTGAGGCTCAAGAATCACAACATTGTTCGGTACAGATTGATACTTTATTTCAACCTTCAAATGCTCTTGGTGGGGATGTATTTGACTATACTTGGCTCGATTCAGATAATTTGATGTTTTATGTGCTGGATGTTGCTGGCCATGGTGTTAAACCTGCATTACTATCAGTCTCAATTTTGAATATTTTGCGACGGCAAGGCTACTCTAATATTGATTTTTATGAGCCAGAAATTGTACTCACTGCTTTAAATCGTTTATTCCAAATGAGTGAGAGTGGTGATGATTATTTTTCAATGTGGTATGGCATCTACAATCATTCAACTCGTGTCTTGAAATATGCTTCTGCAGGTCATCCTCAAGGGCTATTAATTGTTGCTGACGAAGATAATGAAGAGCACCAAATTAAAGAATTAAGTACTGATAATATTGCAGTCGGGTTGTTTTCTGATTTTCCTTTTGAGGCAGCATCAGTGGAAGTGCCATTAGATAGTCATTTATTTATTTATAGTGATGGTGTGTATGAATTTTTTGTAGATAAGCACCAAGAAATGTTTGGGTTAGAAAATTGGAAAGATTTGATTTTGACTTATATGCAATCGAAACCAGCAACATTAAAGTCATTATTTCAACAAATTAATCATCTGAATTATGGTTCCACTTTGGGTGATGACTGTTCCATTATGGAGATAAGTTTTGGTTGA
- a CDS encoding DUF3131 domain-containing protein has translation MNFFKYISRKSLISLCLGSLSFNTLIACTQTPAPIALQEEEEVSPVAAEETELSNAICGDLQSPLTQKEQVYATAAWQYFVNNYQSETGFTNAADQFPSGTLWDQGNYLMALNAVRWFGMIDQATFDVQLNQFLNTLGELPLVDNALPNKVYNSATAEMVDYGNQPTTEGIGWSALDLGRLLTSLHIIRSCHPQYEDWISGIISSWQLPRSIKDGQLYGAAITEDGSITLLQEGRLGYEEYAARGYELWGFQVEEAIALEPMEMVTISGIEIPVDSRDYESTNANNYVVSESYILEAIEFGWDETMAQHAESLFQAQENRYQETGFLTAVSEDNIDQAPHFLYSTLFANGEPWAVITEDNEPYPQLRTLSTKAAFGWYYLFPKKTYSLELIKATQNLQDPNGDGFYAGIYEETGNINTILTGNTNGLILEILYYKALGNQSILQRLNTAQTPKESES, from the coding sequence ATGAATTTTTTCAAATACATTTCTCGTAAATCATTAATATCCCTTTGTCTTGGTAGTCTCAGTTTCAATACCCTAATCGCCTGTACCCAAACGCCAGCACCGATAGCTCTCCAAGAAGAAGAAGAAGTAAGTCCTGTCGCTGCTGAAGAGACCGAGTTGAGTAATGCTATTTGTGGCGATTTGCAAAGCCCACTCACTCAGAAAGAACAAGTATATGCAACGGCGGCTTGGCAATATTTCGTCAATAACTACCAATCAGAAACAGGTTTCACCAATGCGGCAGATCAATTTCCGTCAGGGACTCTCTGGGACCAAGGCAACTACCTGATGGCCCTGAATGCCGTGCGATGGTTCGGCATGATTGACCAAGCAACCTTTGATGTCCAACTGAATCAATTTCTAAATACCCTTGGTGAGCTTCCCCTTGTTGACAATGCCTTACCGAATAAGGTTTACAACAGCGCTACCGCAGAGATGGTGGACTATGGCAATCAACCAACGACTGAAGGGATTGGATGGTCAGCCTTAGACTTGGGGCGACTACTGACATCGCTACATATTATTCGCTCCTGCCATCCCCAATATGAAGACTGGATTTCTGGGATTATTTCCAGTTGGCAACTGCCTCGTTCTATTAAAGATGGTCAGCTCTATGGCGCGGCGATCACCGAAGATGGCAGCATCACATTACTCCAAGAAGGACGGCTCGGTTATGAAGAATATGCGGCACGCGGCTATGAACTCTGGGGCTTTCAGGTAGAGGAGGCGATCGCCCTCGAACCGATGGAGATGGTAACCATATCCGGCATTGAAATTCCTGTGGATAGCCGCGATTACGAAAGCACGAATGCCAATAACTACGTCGTGAGTGAGTCCTATATCCTTGAAGCGATCGAATTCGGTTGGGATGAAACCATGGCACAACATGCAGAATCTCTATTTCAAGCCCAAGAAAATCGCTATCAAGAAACCGGCTTTTTAACTGCTGTATCCGAAGACAATATAGATCAAGCTCCGCATTTTCTCTACAGTACTCTGTTTGCCAACGGTGAACCTTGGGCAGTGATTACCGAAGACAACGAACCTTACCCGCAACTCCGTACCCTCAGCACAAAAGCTGCTTTTGGTTGGTATTACCTATTCCCTAAAAAAACATACTCTCTCGAACTCATTAAAGCGACCCAAAATTTGCAAGACCCCAATGGTGATGGATTTTATGCTGGTATTTATGAGGAAACAGGCAATATCAATACTATTTTGACAGGCAATACCAACGGTTTAATCCTCGAAATCCTTTATTACAAAGCTCTTGGTAACCAATCCATACTGCAACGTCTCAACACCGCTCAAACTCCAAAGGAATCAGAAAGCTAA